Sequence from the Corallococcus sp. EGB genome:
CTGCGGCCGCTGGTGCGCCGCTACCTGAAGCTGTGCCCGGAGGCGCTGCTCGCGGACCTGGCCTACACGGGCGAGGTGCGGGTGCTCCAGTGGCTGGAGCGTCCGGGCCCGGCCTATCACCCGCGCGCGTCGCACCGCCGCGTGCGCAAGGTCTACACGGAGGACCAGCTCTACTCCGGCGTGGCCCGCATGGTGACGCCGCGTCCGCGCGTGGCCCGCGAGGCCCACGTGCGCGACGACAAGGTGCACTGAGGGGCCTGGGATGTCCGGGCCCACCGACTTCGTCAGCCTCGGCGCGCTCCACCGCGAGCTGGAGGAGCTGTTCCTCCAGCACCAGGAGGCGCTGATGGGCATGGACCTCGCCGCCGCGCGCGAGCGGCTGGCGAGGTATCGGGACGAGCTGACGCGGCACCTGGAGGCGGAGGAGGCCCTGCTGCTACCGGAGCTGCCGCGCGCCGGACGGATCCGAGGCGCGGCGCCCGAGCTCTTCACCGGCGAGCACCAGCGCATGCGGGAGTTGCTGACGAAGTGCCAGGAGGCCGTGGACGCGCTGGACCCGGGCGCCCCGGACTACCGCCGCGCGGTGCTCCGGGTGTTCGACATGGAGAGCACGTTCAAGCACCTGGAACACCACCACTCGCTGCGGGAGGAGACGTACCTGTTCCCCGCGTTGGATGGGGTGCTGGGGGCGGAGGAACGGCGGGCCCTGCT
This genomic interval carries:
- a CDS encoding hemerythrin domain-containing protein → MSGPTDFVSLGALHRELEELFLQHQEALMGMDLAAARERLARYRDELTRHLEAEEALLLPELPRAGRIRGAAPELFTGEHQRMRELLTKCQEAVDALDPGAPDYRRAVLRVFDMESTFKHLEHHHSLREETYLFPALDGVLGAEERRALLAAFLARTEPTAPKA